The Deltaproteobacteria bacterium sequence CATGAAATATGACGCCATCAAATATGATTCAAGCAGCACGCTTCTCGTTTACTTGTATTTAGAGAATAAAACTTTTGTTAATACCCACATGATAAAGTCTGGTCTTGTTGAAGTTGATACTGAATATGATTTTAAATACAAGGAGAAATTCATAAATCTTCGGAAGGAACCGCATCATGACCTTCAAAAAGTTCGCTAAAGATTTTGGCAGCAAAGAAATCGTCCTGAATTATGCAAATAGGCGATGGGGCCTCACCAAGACTAAAAAAGTTGGAGAAGTCATGGCGATGATACGCCAATGCCAGCCGAGGACATTCCAAGAATGGCAAGATTGGTATTTCAGCCATGCTTTTACAAATACTAAACAACCAATAAAAATGACCAAAGAAATACTAACTGAACTTGGTCAGCGATTGTATGAGAAGATTACTGAAATTGTTGCCCCACAATTGCGCGAAGCGTTGGCTACACTGACCCTGCAGGATTGCGTCGATTATATATACGAATTGACGATCCATCGGACATTTGACGGATATT is a genomic window containing:
- a CDS encoding MjaI family restriction endonuclease, encoding MTFKKFAKDFGSKEIVLNYANRRWGLTKTKKVGEVMAMIRQCQPRTFQEWQDWYFSHAFTNTKQPIKMTKEILTELGQRLYEKITEIVAPQLREALATLTLQDCVDYIYELTIHRTFDGYLTEKSVVHDTLAKEFPDIVFEETNPDLDHAGD